A window from Cryobacterium sp. SO1 encodes these proteins:
- a CDS encoding CpaF family protein, whose product MTEAVRIITEQVRLRVRRDGVDLADDDALADQYVRDEVRRYSERALGGSLPLLTDEFQATREVVAALTGFGALQPFLDDPDIEEIWINAPSRVFVARDGVPELTPMVLTERDVRDLVERMLQASGRRVDLSSPFVDASLPDGSRLHVVIPDITQRHWSVNIRKFTRRIRDLTQLVALGALTQPAADFMRVCVRGGQNILVSGATQTGKTTMLNALLSATRRTERIITVEETFELSVGARDVVAMQCRQPSLEGAGEITLRRLIKESLRMRPDRLVVGEVREAESLDLLIALNSGLPGMCSIHANSARDALAKLSTLPLLAGRNIDSAFVLPTVAGCIDIVLHCEMDRHGRRRVTEIIAPSGQLTGSIIEASPLFLMKDGVLEHTGGFPTKLAKFRAAGLDPAEVLRRGAA is encoded by the coding sequence ATGACCGAGGCCGTGCGCATCATCACCGAGCAAGTGCGGCTGCGTGTGCGCCGCGACGGCGTCGACCTGGCCGACGACGATGCCCTCGCCGATCAGTACGTGCGCGACGAGGTGCGCCGGTACAGCGAGCGGGCGCTCGGCGGATCGCTGCCGTTGCTCACCGACGAGTTCCAGGCGACCAGGGAGGTGGTCGCCGCGCTCACCGGGTTCGGTGCGCTGCAACCCTTCCTGGACGACCCCGACATCGAGGAGATCTGGATCAACGCGCCCAGCCGGGTGTTCGTCGCCAGGGACGGGGTCCCCGAGCTGACCCCGATGGTGCTCACCGAGCGCGACGTGCGTGACCTCGTCGAGCGGATGCTGCAGGCCTCCGGCCGGCGGGTCGACCTGTCGTCACCGTTCGTGGACGCGTCCCTGCCCGACGGGTCCAGGCTGCACGTGGTGATCCCGGACATCACCCAGCGGCATTGGTCGGTCAACATCCGCAAGTTCACCCGGCGCATCCGGGACCTGACCCAGTTGGTGGCGCTGGGCGCTCTCACCCAACCGGCGGCGGACTTCATGCGCGTCTGCGTGCGCGGTGGGCAGAACATCCTCGTCTCAGGGGCTACCCAGACCGGCAAGACCACCATGCTCAACGCCCTGTTGTCGGCCACCCGCCGCACGGAACGCATCATCACGGTGGAGGAGACCTTCGAGTTGAGCGTGGGGGCTCGCGATGTCGTTGCGATGCAGTGCCGGCAGCCCAGCCTGGAGGGTGCCGGGGAGATCACCCTGCGGCGACTGATCAAGGAGTCGTTGCGCATGCGACCTGACCGGCTTGTTGTGGGCGAGGTGCGCGAAGCGGAAAGCCTCGACCTGCTCATCGCGCTCAACAGCGGACTTCCCGGCATGTGTTCGATCCACGCCAACAGCGCAAGGGACGCCCTCGCCAAACTGTCGACGCTGCCGCTGCTGGCCGGGCGCAACATCGACTCCGCGTTCGTGCTGCCCACGGTGGCCGGGTGCATCGACATCGTGCTGCATTGCGAGATGGACCGGCACGGGCGTCGCCGGGTAACCGAGATCATTGCACCGAGCGGCCAGCTCACCGGGTCCATCATCGAGGCGAGTCCGCTGTTCCTGATGAAGGACGGGGTCTTGGAGCACACCGGGGGGTTCCCCACCAAGCTGGCCAAATTCCGCGCCGCCGGCCTGGACCCGGCCGAGGTTCTGCGGAGGGGAGCGGCATGA